From the genome of Fibrobacter sp. UWP2, one region includes:
- a CDS encoding Lrp/AsnC family transcriptional regulator, whose amino-acid sequence MAPLEQAILDVIQDGFPIAERPYAELARVLNDCGAGSTGVTESEAFSLVEGLRATGVIRRIGGVYDSFKLGFVSRLVAGKVYALGNKATDDSALNEFAAAVNRVPAVTHNYVRSHAYNVWFTVIAESAAAIDSIVDKLIATTALRDVHVLPATRKIKINTVMGKAATRMVSATGTATNVATGVTADSLTAAELSDADKCRIRALSGDLPHTLTPFVDVFAGVSQTGANAAGDLPSFLAAIRGDLASGLMRRFGAVLRHQEAGFAHNAMVCFEHPLAPDADRILTMEPHISHCYERPPFEGFPYNLYAMFHAASAGELEQAIAQTASALSAGSACQVKYTVLHSLLELKKTSFTFF is encoded by the coding sequence ATGGCACCCCTCGAGCAAGCCATCCTCGACGTTATCCAGGACGGGTTCCCCATCGCGGAACGTCCTTATGCCGAGCTGGCGCGCGTCTTGAATGACTGCGGCGCGGGCTCTACAGGAGTCACCGAGAGCGAGGCTTTTTCCCTGGTCGAGGGACTTCGCGCCACGGGCGTCATCCGGCGCATTGGCGGCGTCTACGACTCCTTTAAGTTGGGCTTTGTGAGCAGATTGGTCGCGGGCAAGGTTTATGCCCTCGGCAACAAGGCTACCGACGACAGTGCCCTCAATGAGTTTGCCGCTGCCGTCAACAGGGTTCCCGCAGTTACGCACAACTACGTGCGCAGCCACGCTTACAACGTGTGGTTCACCGTCATTGCCGAGTCCGCCGCCGCCATCGATTCTATTGTAGATAAATTAATCGCGACAACCGCGCTCCGCGACGTGCATGTGCTTCCTGCCACCCGCAAAATCAAGATCAATACGGTGATGGGGAAGGCGGCGACACGCATGGTCTCTGCGACCGGGACCGCTACGAATGTTGCGACCGGTGTTACTGCGGATTCTTTGACCGCCGCGGAACTCTCCGATGCCGACAAGTGCAGGATCCGCGCCCTCAGCGGCGACCTGCCGCACACCCTTACGCCGTTCGTCGATGTTTTCGCGGGCGTCTCGCAAACAGGCGCCAATGCGGCGGGCGACTTGCCCTCTTTTTTGGCGGCAATTCGCGGCGACCTCGCCTCGGGACTCATGCGCCGCTTTGGTGCGGTGCTACGCCACCAGGAGGCGGGATTCGCCCATAACGCCATGGTATGTTTTGAGCACCCCTTAGCCCCGGATGCGGACAGGATCCTGACCATGGAGCCGCATATTTCGCATTGTTACGAGCGTCCCCCCTTCGAGGGCTTCCCGTATAACCTCTACGCCATGTTCCATGCCGCCTCGGCGGGGGAGCTGGAGCAGGCCATAGCCCAGACGGCTTCGGCGCTTTCCGCAGGGAGTGCATGTCAGGTGAAATACACCGTTTTGCACTCTCTCCTCGAACTCAAAAAGACCAGTTTCACCTTTTTTTAA
- the nirJ1 gene encoding putative heme d1 biosynthesis radical SAM protein NirJ1, translated as MISITKLLMDTPNYGDQLRYEPRAHECKNGVAPGRGPVVVWNCTKTCNLSCVHCYARSEAIKYQNELTHEEGIALIDQLADFKVPVILFSGGEPLLRPDFFELANYAASKGIRPTISTNGTCITPDVAQKLKDMGVGYVGISLDGCEATHDKFRGKEGAYKLALRGIRNCVVTGQKVGLRFTITRYNVQDLNAIFDLLESENIDRVCFYHLVYSGRGSAMVANDLNHEESRKAMDLIIDRTLDFKKRGIDKEILTVDNHADAVYLYLRMKREDPARAEKVLELIQRNGGNRSGMAFGNIDSIGNVHPDQFTQYITLGNVRERSFGEIWSNESNPIMAGLKNRKPLLKGRCPKCPYLGLCNGNFRTRAEAVTGDFWEQDPACYLTDAELGL; from the coding sequence ATGATCAGCATTACCAAGCTCCTGATGGATACGCCGAACTACGGTGACCAATTGCGTTACGAACCCCGCGCCCACGAATGCAAGAACGGTGTGGCGCCCGGCCGCGGCCCCGTGGTGGTATGGAACTGCACCAAGACGTGCAACCTGAGTTGCGTGCACTGCTATGCCCGCTCCGAGGCCATCAAGTACCAGAACGAATTGACCCACGAAGAAGGAATCGCCCTCATTGACCAGTTGGCCGATTTCAAGGTGCCGGTAATCCTTTTCAGCGGTGGCGAGCCTCTGCTCCGTCCGGACTTCTTTGAACTCGCAAACTACGCGGCAAGCAAGGGAATCCGCCCGACCATCAGCACGAACGGCACCTGCATTACGCCCGACGTGGCCCAGAAACTCAAGGACATGGGCGTAGGCTACGTAGGCATCAGCCTGGATGGCTGCGAGGCGACGCACGACAAGTTCCGCGGCAAGGAGGGCGCCTACAAACTTGCTCTCCGCGGCATCCGCAACTGCGTGGTGACCGGCCAGAAGGTGGGGCTCCGCTTTACGATTACGCGCTACAACGTGCAGGACTTGAACGCGATTTTCGACCTGCTCGAAAGTGAGAACATCGACCGCGTGTGCTTCTACCACCTGGTTTACAGCGGGCGCGGTTCGGCGATGGTCGCAAACGACCTGAACCACGAAGAAAGCCGCAAGGCGATGGACCTGATTATCGACCGCACGCTCGACTTCAAGAAACGCGGCATCGACAAGGAAATCCTGACCGTCGACAACCATGCCGACGCCGTCTACCTGTACTTGCGCATGAAGCGCGAAGACCCTGCCCGTGCCGAGAAGGTGCTGGAACTCATCCAGCGTAACGGCGGTAACCGCAGCGGCATGGCGTTTGGCAACATCGACAGCATCGGTAACGTTCACCCCGACCAGTTCACGCAGTACATCACGCTCGGCAACGTGCGTGAACGCAGCTTTGGCGAAATCTGGAGCAACGAATCGAACCCGATCATGGCGGGCCTCAAGAACCGCAAACCGCTTTTGAAGGGCCGCTGCCCCAAGTGCCCGTACCTGGGCCTTTGCAACGGCAACTTCCGCACTCGCGCCGAGGCCGTGACCGGCGACTTCTGGGAACAGGACCCGGCCTGCTACCTTACCGACGCGGAGCTGGGTCTTTAA
- the mnmG gene encoding tRNA uridine-5-carboxymethylaminomethyl(34) synthesis enzyme MnmG encodes MTEFDVVVVGGGHAGIEATHAAWKLGVKTAMLTMDINAIGRMSCNPAVGGVAKGQIVRDIDALGGLMGILTDKAGIQFRMLNMSKGPAVWGPRAQCDMKYYSEIARETIAGLPGLTLIEGELTAFERMPDGRLQITLLNGDRYVTRSIVVTSGTFLASKMFTGLETSVGGRVGEPSADKLSECLAANGIALRRLKTGTPSRLDPDSIDFGECDVQHGDAVPWPFSDRHSNALRNDCVCWITRTNIKTHDILRSGFKDSPMFSGRIHGKGPRYCPSIEDKINRFGDRDGHQLFLEPEQADIGRVYINGFSSSLPADIQLAAIHTIPGLTRAKVLQIGYAVEYDSVDATQLYPTFECKKVPGLYFAGQVCGTSGYEEAAGQGLMAGINAALKVKGEEPFILGRSESYLGVMVDDLVNVLLDEPYRMFTSRAEYRLFLRSDNAEARLKEKARKIGMIDDTDWADWVRRRDQMVALKASLVAESASPEDANKILAAGGQALATERTRWINVLRRPGIDPELFFDVALPSLPNSSLPNPGSSLCRRDRWYMYAEEIYAGFFDRQSREIADQKKMESVKLAPDFDYMQIPAISIESRQRLNAQKPLTLGQASRIPGVRPADITVLAHWLENRA; translated from the coding sequence ATGACAGAATTCGATGTCGTCGTCGTCGGTGGTGGCCATGCTGGCATCGAGGCGACCCATGCCGCCTGGAAACTTGGCGTCAAGACCGCCATGCTCACGATGGACATCAACGCCATCGGGCGTATGAGCTGTAACCCTGCCGTGGGCGGGGTCGCCAAGGGGCAGATTGTTCGCGACATAGACGCCCTCGGCGGCTTGATGGGCATTTTGACCGACAAGGCGGGCATCCAGTTCCGCATGCTCAACATGAGCAAGGGACCCGCCGTTTGGGGGCCGCGCGCCCAGTGCGACATGAAGTATTACAGTGAGATCGCCCGCGAGACTATCGCCGGCTTGCCCGGCCTCACGCTCATCGAGGGGGAGCTCACCGCGTTTGAGCGCATGCCCGACGGTCGCCTGCAAATAACGCTGTTGAACGGCGACCGCTATGTGACGCGTTCCATTGTGGTCACCAGCGGCACGTTCCTGGCGTCCAAGATGTTCACTGGGCTCGAGACGAGTGTTGGTGGGCGAGTGGGCGAGCCCAGCGCCGACAAGCTTTCGGAGTGCCTTGCGGCAAACGGCATTGCGCTGCGCAGGCTCAAGACTGGCACGCCTAGCCGCCTGGACCCCGATTCCATTGACTTTGGCGAGTGCGACGTGCAGCACGGCGATGCCGTGCCGTGGCCGTTTAGCGACCGGCATTCCAACGCCCTTCGCAACGACTGCGTTTGCTGGATTACGCGCACCAACATCAAGACCCACGACATTTTGCGCAGCGGCTTCAAGGATAGCCCCATGTTCAGTGGCCGCATCCATGGCAAGGGCCCGCGCTACTGCCCCAGCATCGAAGACAAAATCAACCGCTTTGGCGACCGCGACGGTCACCAGCTGTTTTTGGAACCCGAACAGGCAGACATTGGTCGTGTCTACATCAACGGCTTTAGTTCGAGCCTGCCTGCCGACATCCAGCTGGCGGCCATCCACACCATCCCGGGGCTTACCCGCGCGAAGGTTCTGCAGATTGGCTACGCGGTGGAGTACGACTCGGTTGACGCGACGCAGCTTTACCCGACCTTCGAGTGCAAAAAAGTTCCCGGTCTTTATTTTGCCGGGCAGGTTTGCGGCACCAGCGGCTATGAGGAAGCTGCCGGCCAGGGCCTTATGGCGGGCATCAACGCGGCCCTCAAGGTCAAGGGCGAGGAACCCTTTATTTTGGGCCGTTCCGAGAGCTATTTGGGCGTGATGGTCGACGACCTGGTGAACGTGCTCTTGGACGAACCCTACCGCATGTTCACGAGCCGCGCCGAGTACCGCCTGTTTTTGCGCAGCGACAATGCCGAGGCCCGCCTCAAGGAAAAAGCCCGCAAAATCGGCATGATTGACGATACCGACTGGGCCGACTGGGTGCGTCGCCGTGACCAGATGGTTGCCCTCAAGGCTAGCCTTGTCGCGGAGTCCGCCAGCCCTGAGGACGCCAACAAGATTTTGGCGGCGGGCGGGCAGGCGCTTGCCACCGAGCGCACCCGCTGGATCAACGTGCTGCGCCGTCCGGGAATTGACCCCGAACTTTTCTTTGATGTGGCGCTTCCTAGTTTGCCGAACTCCAGTTTGCCGAATCCCGGCTCGAGCCTCTGCCGCCGCGACCGTTGGTACATGTACGCCGAAGAAATCTATGCGGGCTTTTTTGACCGCCAGTCCCGCGAAATTGCCGACCAAAAAAAGATGGAGTCGGTCAAGCTTGCCCCTGATTTCGACTACATGCAGATCCCGGCCATCAGTATCGAGAGCCGCCAACGCCTCAACGCACAAAAGCCGCTCACCCTGGGGCAGGCTAGCCGAATTCCCGGCGTCCGCCCCGCCGACATCACCGTTTTGGCGCATTGGCTCGAAAATCGGGCCTAG
- a CDS encoding FKBP-type peptidyl-prolyl cis-trans isomerase N-terminal domain-containing protein: protein MKSKIIALGACALAMVACDMPQSKAPASINANTTDDQKFAYMLGVQFGGQNFKMLPLQMGEHLNQDVVIQAFYDAQKAASDTSFKLQLSDDSLRAVGTLYGARSRQRMESTRPDSATMASFEGDRAKIRAYMDSVAKLLPIESEAPVTGAAVTLGPDATDNQKFSYLIGIQFANQFRAIGEQFQTEFDGDYFVLGVKDAAAKIRDTTLALQLPEDSLKAVGNRFNDKMKALREEAMKKQQEEEAKLKAEVAGLRGDTLPNGMPAKINFKVKVTGISLKTEDLSSFAGKPLLISYFSATCGHCAHAAPQIVEIAKEFVPKGLTALSVFSGGNSKAGIRRFMDDAKYDDNMSVVFDEKRQFGELYSDGYVPKIYLVNPDGTYKLYAAFEKEKEDLKKEIAELLAGKNVEWKVETPATVDTLKPAAPAPAAPAAAPAGK, encoded by the coding sequence ATGAAATCCAAAATTATTGCTCTTGGTGCTTGTGCCTTGGCCATGGTCGCTTGCGATATGCCTCAGTCCAAGGCCCCGGCTTCTATCAATGCCAATACAACTGACGATCAAAAGTTCGCCTACATGCTGGGAGTCCAGTTTGGAGGGCAGAATTTTAAGATGCTGCCGCTCCAGATGGGCGAACACTTGAACCAGGATGTGGTCATCCAGGCTTTTTACGATGCTCAGAAGGCTGCCAGCGACACGTCTTTTAAGCTCCAACTTTCTGATGATTCCCTTCGCGCCGTGGGTACCCTGTATGGAGCCCGTTCTCGCCAGCGCATGGAATCGACTCGCCCTGACAGTGCCACCATGGCCTCGTTCGAAGGCGACCGTGCAAAGATCCGTGCTTACATGGACTCTGTGGCCAAACTTCTGCCTATTGAAAGCGAAGCCCCTGTGACGGGAGCTGCCGTGACCCTCGGTCCCGACGCAACGGACAACCAAAAGTTCTCTTACCTTATTGGCATTCAGTTTGCTAATCAGTTCCGTGCCATTGGAGAACAGTTCCAGACCGAGTTCGACGGGGATTACTTTGTGCTGGGTGTCAAGGACGCCGCTGCCAAGATTCGTGATACCACTTTGGCTTTGCAGCTGCCCGAGGATTCCCTCAAGGCTGTTGGTAACCGCTTTAACGACAAGATGAAGGCCCTCCGCGAAGAGGCCATGAAAAAGCAGCAGGAGGAAGAAGCGAAACTCAAGGCCGAAGTCGCTGGCCTGCGTGGTGATACGCTCCCCAACGGCATGCCTGCCAAAATAAACTTCAAGGTGAAGGTCACCGGCATTTCACTCAAGACCGAGGACCTCTCCTCGTTTGCCGGCAAGCCGCTCCTGATCTCTTACTTCTCCGCCACCTGCGGCCACTGCGCCCATGCAGCTCCGCAGATTGTGGAAATCGCCAAGGAATTTGTGCCCAAGGGCCTTACCGCCCTCTCCGTGTTTAGCGGTGGCAACAGCAAGGCAGGCATTCGCCGCTTTATGGACGACGCCAAGTACGACGACAACATGAGCGTCGTGTTCGACGAAAAGCGCCAGTTCGGCGAGCTCTACAGCGACGGCTACGTGCCCAAGATTTACCTCGTGAATCCGGACGGCACCTACAAGCTCTACGCCGCCTTTGAAAAGGAGAAGGAAGACCTCAAAAAGGAAATCGCCGAACTCCTCGCCGGCAAGAACGTAGAGTGGAAGGTCGAGACTCCGGCCACGGTCGATACTTTGAAGCCCGCAGCTCCGGCTCCGGCAGCCCCTGCTGCGGCACCTGCTGGCAAGTAG
- a CDS encoding TlpA disulfide reductase family protein: MKIKALFAIFGAAFLVACNVQNQFENRVAITADSTAEQRFAYMIGAQMALNDFSMVPHQMGKHLDEDCVMQGIRDDLKKHEDEDFEYQISGDSLRSATFNMESLARGRYGQTYPDSATLVQLGDDRERIQKYKDSVLASLPVEPEGKVTGLPVKLSDTTATKMQMFSYRVGIQYASVFLKLRADTKLDLDVEYFVLGVRESAAKARDTTFAMQMSNDSITVIRTRFDSLLAVRQQEERERQIQEEERMKAEAASLRGDTLDNGMPAKINFNVKVKGITLKTENLLPFAGKPMLLTYFSATCGHCAHTAPQIVEIFKEFASRGLVSTTVFSSSNSKSAIRKFMDKAQFDERMNVVFDETRVFGELYSDGYVPKIYIVNPDGSYKLYVSLDNKIDAIKSEIAALLDGKNVEP, from the coding sequence ATGAAAATTAAGGCTCTTTTTGCAATTTTCGGGGCGGCTTTTTTGGTCGCCTGCAACGTTCAAAATCAGTTCGAGAACAGGGTCGCCATCACGGCGGATTCGACCGCCGAGCAAAGGTTCGCCTACATGATCGGTGCGCAAATGGCCTTGAACGACTTTTCCATGGTTCCGCACCAAATGGGCAAACACCTCGACGAGGACTGCGTGATGCAGGGCATCCGCGACGATCTCAAAAAGCATGAGGACGAGGATTTTGAATACCAGATTTCGGGCGATTCCCTCCGCTCCGCCACATTCAATATGGAGTCATTAGCCCGAGGGCGTTATGGCCAAACCTATCCCGACAGCGCGACTCTGGTGCAGCTTGGCGACGACCGGGAGCGGATTCAAAAATACAAGGATTCCGTGTTGGCTTCGCTCCCTGTGGAGCCCGAGGGCAAGGTGACGGGCCTCCCCGTAAAGTTGAGCGATACCACCGCGACAAAAATGCAGATGTTCTCTTATCGTGTCGGCATCCAGTATGCCTCGGTGTTCTTAAAGCTCCGTGCCGACACCAAGCTCGATTTGGACGTGGAGTACTTTGTGCTTGGCGTCCGTGAATCTGCTGCCAAGGCCCGCGATACCACGTTTGCCATGCAGATGTCCAATGATTCCATTACGGTGATTAGGACTCGTTTTGATTCCTTGCTTGCGGTCCGCCAGCAAGAGGAACGCGAAAGGCAAATCCAGGAGGAGGAGCGAATGAAGGCAGAGGCCGCGAGCCTCCGTGGTGACACACTCGACAACGGCATGCCCGCCAAGATCAACTTCAACGTGAAGGTCAAGGGGATTACCCTCAAGACCGAGAATCTTTTGCCCTTTGCCGGCAAGCCGATGCTGCTCACGTATTTCTCGGCCACCTGCGGTCACTGCGCCCATACAGCTCCGCAAATTGTTGAAATCTTCAAGGAATTTGCCTCCAGGGGGCTTGTGTCTACGACCGTGTTTTCCAGCAGCAACAGCAAGAGCGCTATTCGCAAGTTCATGGACAAAGCCCAGTTTGACGAACGCATGAACGTGGTCTTTGACGAGACCCGAGTATTCGGGGAGCTTTACAGCGACGGCTATGTTCCAAAAATTTACATTGTAAATCCGGACGGTTCTTACAAATTATACGTGTCCCTAGATAACAAGATTGACGCCATCAAGAGTGAAATTGCGGCTCTTTTGGATGGCAAGAATGTCGAACCCTAG